The Leptospira barantonii genome includes a region encoding these proteins:
- a CDS encoding DUF1577 domain-containing protein has product MEYLQKVKREMDIITSIEQKNHVITKYLLEKELTFKIDPFDRKAVIKKILEGGEKILVQLPNVEESPEGNNFVLYMILAKYIQLECILLQKLEKSVFSLKVEKLAIARKNRDNQRFPVKPGSVYMTNVVSSKTIIEANMFNIPTLVKVNFEDYKNRLKQRTKDIVSIDTFRPGLDRKFEIVKKTFKYLLIENTQDPNSYKNNGQGRINYEKEVDDDLSSCIRKYKDQKIVSELIVPIIYVNHADEQIPIGYFSVQSKEQALTEKYAQELQVLAKDMVERIKESNTMKTAERFQILEASKGGIKVKIDHPHLIETLPKQDGFVFDIFFRMQAPFTVHGLIRWFTKDANNHLILGIELTGKSDLPGERARYESNINLLSKGQP; this is encoded by the coding sequence ATGGAATATCTGCAGAAAGTGAAACGAGAGATGGACATCATCACATCCATCGAGCAAAAGAATCACGTCATCACGAAGTATTTATTGGAAAAAGAACTCACTTTCAAGATCGATCCTTTCGATCGAAAAGCGGTCATCAAAAAGATTCTCGAGGGCGGTGAAAAAATTCTCGTCCAACTTCCGAACGTGGAAGAATCTCCCGAAGGAAACAACTTCGTTCTGTATATGATTTTAGCTAAGTACATTCAGCTCGAATGTATTCTCCTTCAAAAATTGGAAAAATCGGTTTTTTCTCTTAAGGTGGAAAAGCTCGCGATCGCAAGAAAGAATCGAGACAACCAAAGATTTCCCGTCAAGCCGGGTTCCGTTTATATGACCAATGTGGTTTCTTCGAAGACGATCATCGAAGCCAATATGTTCAACATTCCCACGTTGGTTAAGGTCAACTTCGAGGATTATAAAAATCGACTCAAACAAAGAACCAAGGACATCGTGAGCATCGACACATTCCGTCCCGGTTTGGATCGTAAGTTCGAGATCGTCAAAAAAACTTTCAAATATCTTCTCATCGAAAACACACAAGATCCGAATTCTTACAAAAACAACGGACAGGGAAGAATCAATTACGAAAAGGAAGTGGACGACGATCTATCTTCCTGCATACGGAAATACAAGGATCAAAAAATCGTTTCAGAGTTGATCGTTCCGATCATTTACGTAAACCACGCCGACGAACAAATTCCGATCGGTTACTTTTCGGTTCAGAGCAAGGAACAAGCCCTTACCGAAAAATACGCGCAGGAACTTCAGGTATTGGCAAAGGACATGGTGGAAAGAATCAAAGAATCGAACACCATGAAAACGGCTGAACGATTTCAGATTTTGGAAGCTTCCAAAGGGGGAATCAAAGTAAAAATTGATCACCCTCATCTGATCGAAACCCTTCCGAAACAGGACGGTTTTGTTTTCGATATATTCTTCAGAATGCAGGCGCCTTTTACGGTACACGGTTTGATCCGCTGGTTTACGAAGGACGCAAACAATCATCTCATTCTCGGGATAGAATTGACCGGAAAATCGGATCTACCCGGAGAAAGAGCGAGATACGAGTCGAACATCAACCTTCTGAGCAAAGGCCAACCGTAG
- a CDS encoding DedA family protein, with translation METLKFFLDFFLNLETHLDTIIQTYQSGTYVILFLIIFAETGLVVTPFLPGDSLLFAVGAFIARGSLDLGSTLILLIIAAILGDTVNYAVGNFTGEKILEKEKIPLIKKEHLQKAHSFYETYGGKTIIIARFIPIVRTFAPFVAGIGTMTYVKFIAYNVIGGILWISIFILGGYYFGNLEFVKRNFKIVIFAIIIISVLPAVIEYLKERRKSRA, from the coding sequence TTGGAAACCCTTAAGTTTTTTCTCGATTTCTTTCTCAACCTGGAAACGCATTTGGATACGATCATTCAAACGTATCAAAGCGGCACATACGTTATCCTATTCTTGATCATCTTTGCGGAAACCGGTCTGGTTGTGACTCCGTTTCTTCCCGGAGATTCCCTTCTTTTTGCGGTCGGCGCGTTTATCGCAAGAGGTTCTTTGGATTTGGGAAGTACTTTGATTCTTCTCATCATCGCGGCGATTCTGGGCGATACGGTGAATTATGCCGTTGGAAATTTTACCGGCGAAAAGATATTAGAAAAAGAGAAAATACCTCTGATCAAAAAGGAACACTTACAAAAGGCCCATAGTTTTTACGAGACATACGGCGGAAAAACCATCATCATCGCGAGATTTATCCCCATCGTGCGCACTTTTGCTCCCTTTGTCGCCGGAATCGGTACCATGACGTACGTTAAATTTATTGCATATAATGTGATAGGTGGAATTCTTTGGATTTCAATTTTCATTCTCGGCGGATATTATTTCGGAAACCTGGAGTTCGTAAAAAGGAATTTTAAAATCGTAATATTCGCGATTATTATTATATCCGTTTTGCCCGCGGTGATCGAATATCTAAAGGAAAGAAGAAAGAGCAGAGCTTAA
- a CDS encoding UvrD-helicase domain-containing protein encodes MKKKVQYSPAQKAVIEEDTRFVQVVAAAGSGKTSTMVGIIERILVENLFPEESILVLTFSKKAAGEISERIRNATDNDSIRVQTFHAYCLYALTRWHPEFKKQKPKILPPEEKNRFYKEYLKQKRDEIGGIPYELFWAENVPYIQEHFSEIKKNLDVAYQKYKKIEGYLDFEDLVSGFLEGLQNGEEWTFESKRSVQKIIVDEFQDTDLEQLKFLQLLSDSASIVVVGDDSQSIYSFRGAEPKAFLNFQKYFDPCKIHFLSTNYRSLPEIIRVSAIPIEKNLEKIEKEVLPSRKGKGFVRRILMEEAADLIPYLARAIHSSQGDVKILCRSNFRISEYIRAGVPESFLMTIHASKGLEFHTVFVDLADGWNARPDSPRETIEEERRILYVGLSRAEDRLLILGAAKNSRRETIENEFFGYFKRIKKAEPEDLE; translated from the coding sequence ATGAAAAAGAAAGTTCAATACAGTCCGGCCCAAAAAGCGGTGATCGAAGAGGATACGAGATTCGTTCAAGTCGTGGCCGCCGCGGGTTCCGGAAAAACGAGTACGATGGTGGGGATCATCGAAAGAATCTTAGTCGAAAACTTATTTCCGGAAGAATCGATCCTAGTATTGACCTTTTCGAAAAAGGCCGCAGGTGAAATTTCTGAAAGAATCCGCAACGCGACCGACAACGATTCCATTCGAGTTCAAACGTTTCACGCGTATTGTTTGTATGCGCTTACGCGATGGCATCCCGAGTTCAAAAAACAAAAACCGAAAATTCTTCCTCCCGAAGAAAAGAATCGGTTCTATAAGGAATATCTAAAACAAAAACGGGACGAGATCGGAGGAATCCCTTACGAACTTTTTTGGGCGGAGAACGTTCCTTATATCCAAGAACATTTTTCCGAAATCAAAAAGAATCTCGATGTCGCTTATCAAAAGTATAAGAAGATAGAAGGTTATCTGGACTTCGAAGACTTGGTGAGCGGATTTTTGGAAGGTTTGCAAAACGGGGAAGAATGGACATTCGAGTCCAAACGTTCCGTTCAAAAAATCATCGTGGACGAATTTCAAGATACGGACTTGGAACAACTCAAGTTCCTGCAACTGTTGTCGGACAGCGCTTCGATCGTCGTAGTCGGAGACGATTCTCAAAGTATATACAGCTTTCGAGGTGCGGAACCGAAAGCCTTTTTAAATTTTCAAAAGTATTTCGATCCTTGTAAGATTCATTTTTTAAGCACGAACTATCGTTCCTTACCCGAAATCATCCGCGTATCCGCAATCCCGATCGAAAAGAATCTGGAAAAAATCGAAAAGGAAGTTCTCCCTTCCCGCAAGGGAAAAGGTTTTGTAAGGAGAATTTTGATGGAAGAAGCGGCCGATCTAATTCCTTATCTGGCTCGCGCCATCCATTCTTCGCAAGGCGACGTAAAAATTCTGTGTCGATCGAACTTTAGAATTAGCGAATATATCCGAGCGGGCGTTCCCGAATCCTTTTTGATGACGATCCACGCGAGCAAGGGTTTGGAATTTCATACGGTGTTCGTCGATCTCGCGGACGGTTGGAACGCAAGACCCGATTCTCCGCGGGAAACGATCGAAGAAGAAAGAAGAATTTTGTATGTCGGTTTATCGAGAGCCGAAGATCGTCTGTTGATTTTAGGAGCGGCCAAAAATTCAAGAAGAGAAACGATCGAAAACGAATTTTTCGGTTATTTCAAACGGATCAAAAAAGCGGAGCCGGAAGATTTGGAATGA